The following coding sequences lie in one Asterias amurensis chromosome 18, ASM3211899v1 genomic window:
- the LOC139950749 gene encoding delta-1-pyrroline-5-carboxylate dehydrogenase, mitochondrial-like: MLTTKILLRRAYQGVRCLSFKAQNEPIYQYAKGSPERERTEEALNRLGSTVLEVPCVIGGEQIFTDDVRSEVSPYDHQHKLASVHYGNKELINKAINSALSVRKEWEARPLEDRVQIFLKAADLISNKYRADLVAAVMLGQAKTAFQAELDVVCELADFYRFHGQFALDLVNIQPVSTEESKNSMLYRGMEGFVAAISPFNFTAIGGNLAGTPAMMGNVVVWKPSPACCFSSYKVFEILKEAGLPDGVINFVPAPGTVFGDAITKSPDLSAVAFVGSTKTFQRLWKQVGENLDTFKTFPRLIGECGGKNYHLVHPSADVDTVVNCTVRSAFEFSGQKCSACSRMYVPESMWPKVKEGMVNIHKQIKLGPPDDYSSFFSAVIDAASFDKIKGFLDHAKSSPSIKTIAGGNCDKSKGYYVEPTIFETDDPNEKLMREEIFGPVVTVYVYPDNKFSDTVEMINNTSPYGLTGAIFARDSAVVKETAGLLKDSAGNFYINDKSTGSVVGQQPFGGGRMSGTNDKAGGALYIQRWVSPQSVKETHEPVTDWRYPSMEV, encoded by the exons ATGCTGACGACGAAGATTTTGCTCCGGAGAGCCTATCAAGG TGTCCGATgtttgtcatttaaagctcagAATGAGCCTATCTACCAGTATGCCAAGGGCTCTCCAGAACGTGAGAGAACTGAAGag GCATTGAACAGACTTGGAAGCACTGTGTTGGAGGTTCCATGTGTCATTGGTGGAGAACAAATATTCACCGATGACGTTCGTTCTGAAGTTTCT CCTTATGACCACCAGCATAAATTGGCGTCAGTGCATTATGGAAACAAG GAGCTTATCAATAAGGCCATAAATTCAGCTCTCTCAGTCAGGAAAGAATGGGAAGCCAGGCCTCTCGAAGACCGCGTCCAAATCTTCCTCAAAGCAGCTGATCTTATCTCCAATAAATACAGAGCAGATCTTGTCGCTGCTGTTATGCTGGGTCAG GCGAAGACAGCGTTCCAAGCTGAGCTAGATGTCGTCTGTGAGCTGGCGGATTTCTACCGCTTCCACGGCCAGTTCGCTCTGGACCTTGTGAATATCCAGCCAGTCAGCACAGAGGAGAGTAAAAACTCCATGTTGTATCGTGGTATGGAGGGATTCGTCGCTGCCATTTCGCCTTTTAATTTCACAGCTATTGGTGGGAATCTAGCTGGTACCCCTGCAATGATG GGTAATGTGGTAGTCTGGAAGCCAAGTCCTGCCTGTTGTTTCTCAAGCTACAAAGTCTTTGAGATCCTTAAAGAAGCTGGTCTTCCCGATGGTGTTATTAACTTCGTCCCAGCACCAGGGACTGTCTTTGGAGATGCAATCACAAAGTCACCTGATCTGTCAGCTGTTGCATTCGTCGGAAGCACAAA GACATTCCAGAGGTTATGGAAACAAGTTGGGGAGAATCTAGATACATTCAAGACTTTCCCAAGACTCATTGGAG aATGTGGAGGGAAAAACTACCATCTGGTGCATCCATCAGCTGATGTTGATACCGTTGTTAACTGTACTGTCCGATCAGCGTTTGAGTTCAGCGGTCAGAAGTGTTCTGCATGCTCTAGGATGTATGTTCCTGAGAGTATGTGGCCGAAGGTCAAGGAAGGAATGGTGAACATCCATAAGCAGATTAAACTGGGCCCG CCGGATGATTACTCATCATTCTTCTCAGCTGTTATTGACGCTGCG TCTTTTGACAAGATCAAGGGATTCTTGGACCATGCCAAGTCATCACCAAGCATCAAGACGATAGCCGGTGGTAACTGTGATAAAAG CAAGGGATACTATGTCGAGCCAACTATCTTTGAGACAGATGACCCGAACGAGAAGCTCATGAGGGAAGAAATCTTTGGTCCCGTTGTCACCGTTTACGTCTACCCTGATAACAAGTTCTCAGATACTGTTGAGATGATTAATAACACGTCACCGTACGGACTCACTGGAGCAATCTTTGCCAGAGACAG TGCGGTTGTGAAAGAGACAGCAGGATTGTTGAAGGATTCGGCTGGTAACTTCTACATTAATGATAAATCAACTGGTTCAGTCGTTGGGCAACAACCATTTGGTGGAGGAAGAATGTCAG GAACCAACGATAAGGCTGGTGGTGCCCTGTACATCCAACGCTGGGTGTCCCCACAATCCGTCAAAGAAACTCACGAGCCCGTAACGGACTGGAGATATCCAAGCATGGAGGTGTAG